A part of Toxotes jaculatrix isolate fToxJac2 chromosome 24, fToxJac2.pri, whole genome shotgun sequence genomic DNA contains:
- the LOC121178046 gene encoding striated muscle preferentially expressed protein kinase-like isoform X2 — protein sequence MLRKELLDARKALRSVREGVSGPKSKKQRDSETTEDETTEPQMETKEGPGRHQDKAGRRGPSGEGGRLMDYNPDASDRRATLPGAYDPVVERELRTLGSRPPGPHLDPTNPARTQTADESQGLSSHVPLPSPQPPLTTQKNSFSAPNQDLDKTQPSDPWSSKTDQSSGVNSVVMTPKLARAGPKIFDKVRAFEERRASVDLPGGVGSVSGFGRAASFDSDDGGKKTGGPSKEDGRILQGAAQKRAVFKQRASSLEDKTSYSQRVQSYQSKFAEELQRIKKLVGKPSLKKAYSTEQLSQKERLTMGKLEPIPPQVVKKLEARERVLEEREAGEREGGSRVPIPPQAQGKGLENQSNNPEKDKMTQPDPQGKPADSSSRGSTGKISVTMETAPVHQLPGQPLPTATRTKLTREKLQSSPAADKDTLVASSHKSSSSSRNLETDSKRDTKMDNKADHTSPSPNGKRASPVTVREPGCQYPPKPPRLTPSPTPSTSPLLKRRKAEVGRTSPALKVSIPTILVEDEPMETECVADRSNEENKTRRKEGRAHKSKRSRSAQPRSPEEGGSSDDSYLSADEDPAEGPGFERPLEDTTAPSGSEVTLKCVITGSPLPTVTWRKNNVEIRSDAFHVVKADGEKHSLVIKQMRPNNAGSYCVTAVNAAGRASCSAMLYIQSELTHTQCGKPAESLEVSSPVQSDEEYLSPQEEAMELGDSPALSKSVRFKEPPSFQVAPCDLGITEGQDVIISAKVRGQPKPMVYWLKDRVTIKTAGRFAVRETDDGTSEMRISSAHRSDAGFYVCKIINEHGSKQAECRVEVIAAAARAALKITREVKDLAVKAGESAMFECHITGPLDVDVDWLSNGKLIQPALLNCKMHFDGKRCRLLLNSVHEDDSGTYTCKLSTAKEELTSSANLRVTPSKEPLFTRKLDILEVIEGRTARFDCKVSGSPAPRVTWMHFETRVEESDNVRILQERGRHSLVISHVSSSTEGFYTAIAQNIHGKSECTAELYMQEPRAAISSHMAKLEKMPSIPEEPEVLESEVEKRTMPDFVKPLADVEVIEGKEAVLKCKVAGMPYPAIAWYHNSKRIESSEERKMTQYRDVHSLVVRSACHAHGGVYKAVISNKVGKAACYAHLYITDIVPDPPDGPPVIETITGKTISLSWKRPKRLDPSFDASSLLYMVQQQPLGSIQWSVVASNLRETNYTVTSLSKGVRYAFRVLASTGKTLSKPSPSTDLVQLLDRGPYLRKAPVILDKPDIVYVVENQPARVTITLNHVHAVITWKRRGVVLINKPGMCEMSMPDDDQHTLKFQRVRSTDIGQLVVTASNQFGSDLCTLQLAMAVPPKFETIMEDVDVHVGETTRLAVVVEGKPDPDILWFKDDVLLSESSHFTFVYDDPEYSLVVLNARPEHSGVYTCTAKNLAGSNSCKAELTVHTERKEEAEPMEDEGTILRKMRRLTDYYDIHKEIGRGAFSYVKRVTEKKGKAEFAAKFISARGKRKALALREMDLLSELDHERILYFHDAFEKKDMVVLITELCHEEFLERMAKKTTVMELEIRRSVQQVLEGLRYLHQKNIAHLDIKPENILMASPGNDQIRLCDFGNAMKLETSEEYYCKYGTPEYVAPEIVNQTPVSTATDIWPVGVITYLCLTGVSPFAGENDRATALNIRNYNVAFEESMFSDLCKEAKGFVIKLLVVDRLRPSAVECLRHPWFKSPTNKSISTAMLKQVLSRRRWQRSLISYKAKMIMRSIPELLNDSSSHVSIAVARHLKEGSPPLSSSSDSDADVDELPFIPMPLSMVFSGSRVSLNEIPGDEDVTGWPSIAADGTRKKDNMEVASTRGEASKRLKDEEENTNGEKVEKTKRVPLKKGSSVESDESETKARRATMRRGSSADSALLLHIDPEEENANEDSEASNKSLKKAVSMELPNRSSSPGGAKLSQEDYALKLELMRQRLLRGGSMDKKMSGLRGPLFETLGMEDERQTGSLDRNLRRSRAGPSAFTRAASSESPGEDTPKTKVFRKSASFSQGDSEPMPLHRRFGAPLEIPSMGNGSIEGKKLQEATSMSALTEQTTLGSTSTSPTEKKLFVLPTPGVDQQQKQNNVKEPETIDGLTEKRTKAHLEETEKVESESTSPSVITTIIVTEEDDEEEERKENQESSVHVPFQTSDKTQSKDPSATARPNVTMCTDSPTLPEHPAVFAKVAAADLSPGSVSTSSNPDHPVTPRQPVLRTDIKDIDSEEVFEARFKKRESSLTRGLRKLTRNKSEEKSPVLSRRAVEGGEEVYRPGPRGAPLEMVSRGLQEKSKSVQDLREEDKETGLGLIGRLSLRAKRSTSVDKKGEKQKEEKHQDVKESAASKRVSWAIGRSKSLDTKEVNSAGTQRQQQEEREQRKAEESSVSAMRRKFESKVAGISAKIRTQSEERKDKDAEGSQKELVPKDLKKVTDSPVLAMRQKFENKVAGISTKIRSQSEERKGDTEGKRTPLFTRHRHSQSEGRGLKGMGIPENQLAKQTGAGASKESIESTSSIHSEKASESDRRSRWDRWGLTRGKKDKTPSQSDLPSSVPKEEGLSKSQQFIRSASDFAPVFHIKLKDHVLLDGEPVTLSCLPAGSPHPEISWMKDRKPLEEDDKINLISHPDGRQLLMIMKSSRRDAGIYECVATNPIATITTSCTLSIACVPKRPGTPEVPQTYNNTALVLWKPADTKSPCSYTLERKTEGDSNWQTVATGIVDCYYNVTNLPPGGAFRFRVSCVNKAGQGPYSNHSAPVSLDSTAEGASPTVAVVKTVPTPPEPAVLSSVTVPPLKPVQNSAPRITVSTVTSSSTSPKDSASPAAVPVPATSPSKVVVAPTPPSSLPSSSTANPPSPSAGTMTKDAKKISSNLPSSPTVKAPPPFVLPKPQSPVNVVTPMTQTPPISPPPPLVTPPSTPTKPAVVSVPTYVPTTTVTARVAPTPVSFTPQVLQTSSLSPIGEGASTPTRGTPSGRTTPSTSLRQGVPQKPYTFLDEKARGRFGVIRECRENATGKIYMAKIIPYSQENKQEVLKEYEILKSLHNEKVMALHEAYVTPRYLVLVAEYCTGKELLYSLIDRFRYSEDDVVAYLVQILQGVEYLHNRRVLHLDLKPDNIMVTSLNAIKIVDFGSAQSFNPLNLKNRDSGAGTLEYMAPEMVKGEVVGPPADIWTVGVVTYIMLSGRLPFEDKDPLQVESKILMAKFDPGKLYPNVSQSASAFLKKMLSSYPWARPTTRDCFTHAWLQDSYLMKLRRQTLTFTSTRLKEFLVEQQCRRTEDATKHKVLLRNYQSSPQSPASGTAPHVPSPK from the exons AGGGAGGACGGCTGATGGACTATAACCCAGATGCTTCAGATCGCAGGGCCACCCTCCCTGGCGCTTACGACCCTGTAGTCGAGCGAGAGCTCCGCACTTTGGGCTCCCGCCCTCCGGGGCCCCACTTGGACCCCACAAACCCAGCCAG GACTCAAACTGCTGATGAATCACAGGGGCTGTCCTCCCACGTCCCCCTGCCTTCTCCCCAGCCACCTCTCactacacaaaaaaacagcttcagtgccCCAAACCAAGACCTGGATAAAACCCAACCTTCAGATCCCTGGTCTTCTAAAACAGACCAGTCATCTGGTGTTAACAGTGTTGTTATGACACCCAAACTGGCTCGTGCAGGGCCCAAGATCTTTGACAAGGTCCGCGCTTTTGAGGAGCGAAGGGCGAGCGTGGATCTGCCAGGAGGAGTCGGATCAGTTTCAGGATTTGGACGGGCAGCTTCATTTGACTCAGACGACGGCGGAAAGAAGACAGGAGGCCCCAGCAAAGAGGATGGCCGAATCCTGCAGGGCGCAGCCCAGAAGCGAGCAGTGTTCAAGCAGCGGGCCTCTTCTTTAGAGGACAAGACAAGCTACTCCCAGAGGGTCCAGAGCTACCAGAGCAAGTTCGCAGAAGAGCTCCAGAGGATCAAGAAACTTGTGGGGAAACCAAGCTTGAAGAAGGCATATTCTACAGAGCAGCTGTCGCAGAAAGAGAGGCTGACTATGGGGAAACTAGAGCCCATTCCTCCCCAAGTGGTTAAAAAGTTGGAGGCAAGGGAGCGGGTCCTGGAGGAAAGAGAAgctggagagagggaaggaggcagCAGAGTGCCGATTCCTCCCCAGGCCCAAGGCAAAGGTCTGGAGAATCAAAGTAACAACCCTGAAAAGGATAAGATGACACAGCCAGATCCACAGGGGAAACCAGCGGACAGCTCATCACGAGGAAGCACAGGGAAAATCTCAGTTACCATGGAGACCGCACCAGTTCACCAGTTACCAGGGCAACCATTGCCAACAGCCACAAGGACAAAGCTCACCAG GGAAAAACTACAAAGCTCTCCAGCAGCTGACAAAGACACACTTGTTGCCTCGTCCCACAAATCTTCGTCCTCCTCCAGAAACCTGGAGACGGATTCAAAGAGAGACACCAAGATGGACAACAAAGCAGACCACACATCACCCAGCCCGAATGGGAAGAGAGCATCTCCAGTCACTGTGAGGGAACCAGGGTGTCAATATCCACCCAAGCCCCCTCGGCTCACCCCATCACCTACTCCCTCCACAAGCCCTCTCCTGAAAAGGAGGAAGGCAGAGGTGGGACGAACGTCTCCTGCCTTGAAAGTGAGCATCCCCACCATCCTGGTGGAGGATGAACCCATGGAGACAGAATGTGTTGCGGACAGGAGCAACGAGGAAAACAAGAccaggaggaaagaggggagagCTCACAAGAGCAAGAGAAGTCGCTCTGCTCAACCCCGGTCTCCAGAGGAAG GGGGCTCGTCCGATGACTCTTACCTGTCTGCTGATGAGGATCCAGCTGAGGGCCCGGGGTTTGAGAGGCCTCTTGAGGACACCACGGCACCCAGCGGCTCAGAGGTCACACTGAAATGTGTCATCACTGGGAGCCCACTCCCTACAG TGACATGGAGGAAGAATAATGTGGAGATACGGAGCGATGCCTTCCATGTGGTGAAGGCTGATGGTGAGAAGCACAGTCTGGTGATAAAGCAGATGAGGCCGAACAACGCCGGGTCGTACTGCGTCACAGCTGTCAACGCAGCGGGCAGAGCGTCCTGCAGCGCCATGCTCTACATCCAGTCAG AGCTGACCCACACCCAGTGTGGAAAACCAGCCGAGTCCCTGGAAGTCAGTAGTCCCGTCCAGTCGGATGAGGAGTACCTGAGTCCTCAGGAGGAGGCGATGGAGCTCGGGGACTCACCTGCCCTGAGTAAAAGTGTCCGCTTCAAAGAGCCTCCCTCGTTTCAG gtggCACCATGTGACCTGGGGATAACTGAGGGTCAAGATGTCATCATCTcagcaaaggtcagaggtcagcccAAACCCATGGTTTACTG GCTGAAGGACAGAGTCACAATAAAGACGGCGGGGCGCTTCGCTGTGCGAGAGACAGACGATGGCACCAGTGAAATGAGAATCAGCTCAGCTCACAGGTCGGATGCAGGGTTTTACGTCTGCAAGATCATCAACGAGCATGGATCCAAGCAGGCGGAGTGCAGAGTGGAGGTCATCG CGGCTGCAGCACGGGCAGCGCTGAAAATCACTAGGGAGGTAAAAGACCTGGCGGTGAAGGCTGGAGAGTCGGCCATGTTCGAGTGTCACATCACAGGACCTCTGGATGTGGATGTGGACTGGCTCTCCAATGGGAAGCTGATCCAACCAGCACTGCTCAACTGTAAGATGCACTTTGATGGAAAGAG gtGCCGTCTGCTGCTAAATTCAGTGCATGAGGATGATAGTGGGACATACACTTGCAAGCTAAGCACTGCCAAAG AGGAGCTGACCTCAAGCGCAAACCTGAGGGTCACTCCATCCAAAGAGCCTCTGTTCACCCGCAAACTGGACATCCTGGAGGTCATTGAAGGCCGCACTGCCCGCTTTGACTGTAAGGTGAGCGGATCACCTGCTCCACGAGTCACATGGATGCACTTCG AGACACGAGTGGAGGAGAGTGATAATGTTCGCATCCTTCAAGAGAGGGGTCGTCACTCACTTGTCATCAGCCACGttagcagcagcacagaagGCTTCTACACAGCAATCGCTCAAAATATTCACGGAAAGTCTGAATGTACCGCCGAGCTCTACATGCAAGAGCCCCGAGCTGCCATCTCTTCTCACAT gGCCAAGTTAGAGAAGATGCCATCCATCCCCGAGGAGCCTGAGGTGCTGGAGAGTGAGGTGGAGAAGCGGACCATGCCGGACTTTGTCAAACCTCTGGCTGATGTGGAGGTCATTGAAGGCAAAGAGGCGGTGCTGAAGTGCAAGGTGGCAGGGATGCCCTACCCAGCCATCGCCTGGTACCACAACAGCAAGCGCATCGAGAGCAGCGAAGAACGCAAAATGACCCAGT ACAGGGATGTCCACAGTCTGGTCGTTCGGAGCGCTTGTCACGCTCATGGGGGCGTCTACAAGGCCGTCATCTCCAACAAAGTGGGCAAAGCAGCTTGCTATGCACATCTATACATTACAG ATATCGTTCCTGATCCTCCTGATGGTCCTCCAGTGATTGAAACCATCACAGGGAAAACTATAAGCCTCAGCTGGAAGAGACCAAAGAGGCTTGACCCTTCATTTG ATGCCAGCTCCTTGCTATATATGGTCCAGCAGCAGCCCCTGGGCTCTATTCAGTGGTCTGTGGTGGCATCTAACCTGAGGGAGACCAACTACACGGTCACCTCCCTGTCCAAGGGAGTGCGCTACGCTTTCAGAGTCCTGGCATCCACCGGCAAGACACTGAGCAAACCGTCACCGTCCACTGATCTGGTCCAGCTGCTGGACAGAG GGCCCTATTTGAGGAAAGCACCAGTCATTTTGGACAAACCAGATATTGTGTATGTAGTTGAGAACCAACCTGCGCGCGTCACCATCACACTAAACCACGTGCACGCAGTTATCACCTGGAAAAG gAGGGGGGTGGTGCTGATCAACAAACCAGGGATGTGTGAGATGAGCATGCCAGACGACGATCAGCACACCCTGAAGTTCCAGCGGGTCAGGAGCACAGACATCGGCCAGTTGGTGGTCACGGCCAGCAACCAGTTTGGCAGTGACCTCTGCACGCTTCAGCTGGCCATGGCAG TGCCTCCTAAGTTTGAAACCATCATGGAGGACGTGGATGTGCACGTCGGGGAGACGACACGTCTGGCTGTTGTGGTTGAAGGGAAACCAGACCCAGATATTCTGTGGTTTAAG GATGATGTGCTTCTCTCTGAAAGCAGCCACTTCACATTTGTGTACGACGACCCAGAATATTCCCTTGTTGTCCTCAATGCCCGCCCCGAACACTCCGGTGTGTACACCTGCACTGCGAAGAACCTGGCCGGCTCCAACTCCTGCAAGGCTGAGCTCACAGTTCACACAG AGCGAAAAGAAGAGGCAGAGCCAATGGAGGACGAGGGAACCATTCTGAGGAAGATGAGGCGTTTGACGGATTACTATGATATCCACAAAGAGATAGGGag GGGAGCCTTCTCTTATGTGAAGAGAGTGACTGAGAAGAAGGGAAAGGCCGAGTTTGCCGCCAAGTTCATTTCTGCGCGGGGGAAGAGGAAAGCCTTGGCCCTCAGAGAGATGGACCTGCTGTCTGAGCTGGACCACGAGAGGATTCTCTACTTCCATGATGCCTTTGAGAAGAAGGACATGGTGGTGCTCATCACAGAGCT ATGTCACGAGGAGTTTCTGGAAAGAAtggccaaaaaaacaacagtcatGGAGCTGGAG ATCCGCCGTAGTGTTCAGCAGGTTTTGGAGGGCCTTCGTTATCTTCACCAAAAAAACATTGCCCACCTTGATATAAAG ccagaaaatattttaatggcAAGTCCCGGGAATGACCAGATCCGGCTTTGTGACTTTGGAAATGCCATGAAATTGGAGACTTCAGAGGAGTACTACTGCAAATACGGCACGCCAGAATATGTTGCACCAGAGATTGTTAACCAAACTCCCGTCTCCACGGCAACAGACATATG GCCTGTTGGTGTCATCACTTACCTCTG CCTGACTGGTGTGTCTCCTTTTGCTGGTGAGAATGACAGAGCCACTGCCTTAAACATCCGTAACTACAATGTGGCGTTTGAGGAGAGCATGTTTTCTGACCTCTGCAAAGAGGCAAAGGGATTTGTCATCAAACTTTTGGTGGTGGACAGACT GAGGCCCAGTGCTGTTGAGTGCCTTCGTCATCCTTGGTTCAAG TCACCAACAAACAAGAGCATCAGCACAGCTATGCTGAAGCAAGTTTTGTCTAGAAGGCGATGGCAG CGTTCCCTTATCAGCTACAAAGCTAAGATGATTATGCGGTCCATCCCAGAGCTCCTGAATGACTCATCCAGCCACGTCTCCATCGCTGTGGCCCGGCATTTAAAAGAAGGCTCCCCGCCACTTTCGTCCTCCTCTGACTCAGATGCAGATGTGGATGAGCTTCCTTTCATTCCTATGCCACTGTCCATGGTCTTTTCTGGTTCCAGAGTCTCACTTAATGAGATCCCAGGGGACGAAGATGTCACTGGATGGCCCAGTATTGCTGCTGATGGGACAAGGAAAAAGGACAATATGGAAGTAGCAAGTACAAGAGGAGAAGCTAGTAAAAGGttgaaagatgaagaggaaaatacAAATGGGGAGAAAGTGGAAAAGACCAAACGAGTTCCTCTAAAAAAAGGATCAAGTGTGGAGTCAGATGAATCAGAAACAAAAGCGAGGAGGGCTACAATGAGGAGAGGAAGCTCTGCTGATTCAGCTCTGCTTCTCCACATTGACCCAGAAGAGGAAAATGCCAATGAGGACTCAGAGGCAAGTAACAAAAGTCTGAAAAAGGCTGTTTCTATGGAACTACCCAATCGCAGCTCAAGCCCCGGGGGGGCAAAATTAAGCCAGGAGGATTATGCTCTAAAACTGGAACTGATGAGACAGAGGCTGCTCAGAGGAGGAAGCATGGACAAAAAGATGAGCGGCCTGCGAGGGCCCTTGTTTGAAACACTGGGCATGGAAGATGAGAGGCAAACGGGGTCTCTTGATCGAAATTTGAGGAGATCCAGAGCAGGACCATCAGCATTCACCAGAGCAGCGTCTTCTGAGAGTCCTGGAGAGGACACACCAAAGACCAAAGTTTTTCGCAAAAGCGCCTCCTTTAGTCAGGGGGATTCTGAACCCATGCCACTGCACCGCAGGTTTGGAGCGCCCCTGGAGATCCCATCTATGGGCAACGGTAGCATAGAAGGGAAAAAGCTCCAGGAGGCAACCTCAATGTCCGCTctaacagaacaaacaacactgGGCTCTACATCTACCTCCCCCACAGAGAAGAAATTATTTGTACTCCCAACACCAGGAGTGGAccaacagcaaaaacagaacaatgtgAAAGAACCTGAAACCATAGACGGGTTAACAGAGAAAAGGACCAAAGCCCATttagaagagacagagaaagtagAGTCTGAGTCTACATCACCCTCTGTAATTACTACTATAATTGTgacagaggaggatgatgaagaggaagagaggaaagaaaatcagGAGTCATCTGTCCATGTGCCATTTCAAACATCCGACAAGACCCAGTCCAAAGATCCTTCAGCTACAGCCAGGCCAAATGTTACGATGTGCACAGATAGCCCTACATTACCTGAGCATCCCGCAGTATTTGCCAAAGTGGCAGCTGCTGACCTGTCTCCTGGTTCTGTTTCCACATCATCAAATCCTGATCACCCTGTCACCCCCCGCCAGCCTGTGCTCAGAACAGACATCAAAGACATAGACTCTGAAGAGGTGTTTGAAGCCAGGTTTAAGAAACGAGAGTCATCTTTGACCCGTGGACTCAGAAAACTGACCAGAAACAAATCAGAGGAGAAATCCCCGGTACTAAGCCGGAGGGCGGTCGAGGGGGGTGAAGAGGTTTACAGGCCGGGACCAAGGGGGGCACCTCTTGAAATGGTATCCAGGGGGCTACAGGAGAAATCCAAATCTGTTCAAGATTTAAGAGAAGAAGATAAGGAAACAGGTCTTGGTCTAATTGGGAGGTTGTCCTTACGGGCAAAGAGGTCAACATCCGTTGATAAGAAGGGTGAGaaacaaaaggaggaaaagcatCAGGATGTGAAGGAATCTGCTGCAAGCAAGAGGGTTTCATGGGCTATTGGTCGCAGTAAGTCCCTGGATACAAAAGAGGTGAACAGTGCAGGaacccagaggcagcagcaggaggagagagagcaaagaaaagctgAGGAGTCATCGGTTTCTGCTATGAGGCGCAAGTTTGAGTCCAAAGTGGCAGGAATCTCTGCCAAAATAAGGACccagtctgaggagagaaaagataaaGATGCTGAGGGAAGTCAGAAGGAGCTGGTCCCAAAGGATTTAAAGAAAGTCACAGACTCCCCTGTTCTGGCAATGCGGCAGAAGTTTGAAAACAAAGTGGCAGGAATATCCACGAAAATCCGTAGtcagtctgaggagagaaaaggagacacagaggggaAGAGGACACCCCTGTTCACTCGCCATCGTCATTCCCAATCTGAGGGGCGTGGACTCAAAGGAATGGGCATCCCTGAGAATCAACTAGCAAAGCAGACCGGTGCTGGTGCATCCAAGGAATCAATCGAATCCACATCAAGCATCCATTCTGAAAAAGCCTCAGAGAGTGACAGACGGTCACGGTGGGACAGGTGGGGTCTGACACGGGGCAAGAAGGACAAAACTCCCTCCCAGTCTGATCTGCCTTCATCTGTCCCCAAAGAAGAGGGTTTGTCAAAAAGCCAGCAGTTTATCCGCTCTGCTTCAGATTTTGCTCCTGTGTTCCACATCAAACTGAAAGACCACGTCTTACTGGACGGGGAACCTGTCACCCTCAGCTGCCTTCCAGCTGGAAGTCCTCATCCAGAAATTTCATGGATGAAAG ATCGGAAACCGCTGGAGGAAGATGATAAAATCAACCTGATCTCCCACCCAGATGGCAGGCAGCTTCTCATGATTATGAAGTCCAGCAGGAGAGACGCTGGCATTTACGAATGTGTAGCTACCAACCCCATAGctaccatcaccacctcctGTACACTATCCATAGCTT GTGTCCCAAAGCGGCCGGGGACGCCTGAAGTCCCCCAGACTTATAACAACACAGCCCTGGTGCTGTGGAAGCCAGCAGACACCAAGTCCCCGTGCAGCTACacattagaaagaaaaacagaag GAGATTCAAACTGGCAGACTGTGGCGACTGGAATTGTTGACTGCTACTACAATGTCACAAACCTGCCACCAGGTGGCGCCTTTAGGTTCCGTGTCTCCTGTGTCAATAAGGCCGGACAGGGACCCTACAGCAACCACTCTGCTCCAGTCAGCCTGGACTCAACAG ctgaaGGTGCGTCACCCACTGTTGCCGTTGTAAAGACCGTCCCCACCCCACCTGAACCAGCAGTCCTCTCCTCAGTGACTGTGCCTCCACTCAAACCAGTCCAGAACAGCGCTCCCAGGATAACTGTCTCCActgtcacctcctcctccacctctccaaaAGACTCAGCCTCCCCTGCTGCTGTCCCTGTTCCAGCTACATCACCATCCAAAGTGGTGGTCGCGCCCACGCCTCCATCCTCTCTGCCCTCCAGCTCAACAGCAaaccctccatcaccatctgcAGGCACAATGACCAAGGACGCTAAAAAAATAAGCTCCAATCTTCCCTCCTCACCCACAGTCAAAGCACCACCACCCTTTGTCCTCCCCAAACCTCAGAGTCCAGTAAACGTGGTGACCCCTATGACCCAGACCCCACCCATatcacccccacctcctcttgTAACACCGCCTTCGACCCCCACAAAGCCAGCTGTGGTGTCCGTGCCCACGTATGTCCCCACCACCACCGTCACTGCTCGTGTGGCCCCAACACCTGTCTCCTTTACCCCCCAAGTGCTCCAGACATCCAGCCTGAGCCCCATCGGTGAAGGAGCCAGCACCCCCACCAGAGGGACCCCATCAGGACGCACTACCCCTTCCACTTCTCTACGACAGGGGGTTCCACAAAAACCCTACACTTTCCTGGATGAGAAAGCCAG AGGTCGGTTTGGAGTGATCCGGGAGTGCCGAGAGAACGCAACGGGCAAAATCTACATGGCAAAGATCATTCCTTACAGTCAGGAGAACAAGCAGGAAGTCCTGAAGGAGTACGAGATCCTGAAATCACTTCACAATGAAAAGGTCATGGCTCTGCACGAAGCCTACGTCACGCCACGCTACCTGGTGCTGGTGGCAGAGTACTGCACCGGCAAAGAGCTGCTGTACAGCCTCATAGACAG GTTCCGTTACTCTGAGGACGACGTGGTGGCTTACCTGGTCCAGATCCTCCAGGGAGTCGAGTACCTCCACAATCGGCGCGTCCTCCACCTCGACCTCAAGCCCGACAACATCATGGTGACCAGCCTCAACGCCATCAAGATCGTGGACTTTGGGAGCGCTCAGAGCTTCAACCCTCTCAACCTCAAAAACCGGGACTCAGGAGCAGGAACACTGGAGTACATGG CTCCTGAGATGGTAAAAGGTGAAGTGGTTGGTCCTCCTGCGGATATTTGGACTGTTGGAGTTGTCACCTACATCAT GCTTAGTGGTCGACTGCCCTTTGAGGATAAAGACCCTCTACAAGTCGAATCCAAAATCCTGATGGCGAAGTTTGACCCAGGAAAACTGTACCCAAATGTGTCCCAAAGTGCCTCTGCCTTTCTGAAGAAGATGTTGAGCAGTTACCCATG GGCCCGTCCGACTACACGAGACTGCTTCACGCACGCCTGGCTGCAGGATTCCTACCTGATGAAGCTAAGGAGACAAACTCTCACCTTCACCTCCACCCGTCTCAAAGAGTTCCTGGTGGAACAACAGTGCCGTCGCACAGAGGACGCCACAAAGCACAAAGTGCTGCTGCGCAACTACCAGAGCTCCCCCCAGTCCCCGGCGTCTGGGACTGCGCCGCATGTTCCCAGCCCAAAGTGA